A single Cupriavidus sp. D39 DNA region contains:
- a CDS encoding carotenoid oxygenase family protein → MAIAFPTNEPYLSGYFAPLHAECDAPNLPVTGEVPAGLRGTYYRNGPNPQFAPRGKYHWFSGDGMLHAFHFDGGRVSYRNRWIRTPKWVMENENGEGMSGSLASRHLTDPKLLELNSTVANTNVVWHGGRLLALEEVHAPFEVDPVSLAPRGYQTFDEKLSGPMTAHPKIDPVNGEMVFFGYAARGPFTPDLMLHVADSAGKLQRSVHIVAPFPSMVHDFVVTRTHILFPIFPLTGSMERATSGQPPYAWEPDKGTHIGILPRDGTAADVRWFTGDPCYVFHPMNAFDAPDGSIVCDMMKYDVPPLFPGPDGRQLSNGAPVASLVRWTFDLAGKSGSYREQPLCDTPGEFPRLDERFAMLPYRHGYYCSGDISASTKGDSLRSGLAHIDLATGQVAQYQPPAGDKCGEPVFVPRRADADEGDGWLLSVIWRAAENRSDMAIFNAQALAAGPVALVHLSHRVPAGFHGNWRPAG, encoded by the coding sequence ATGGCCATCGCCTTCCCCACCAACGAGCCCTATTTGTCCGGCTACTTCGCGCCGCTGCACGCCGAGTGCGACGCGCCCAACCTGCCCGTGACGGGTGAAGTGCCGGCTGGGTTGCGCGGCACGTATTACCGCAACGGCCCGAATCCACAGTTCGCGCCGCGCGGCAAATACCATTGGTTCTCGGGCGATGGCATGTTGCACGCATTTCATTTCGACGGCGGCCGCGTGTCCTACCGCAACCGCTGGATCCGCACGCCGAAATGGGTCATGGAGAACGAGAACGGGGAAGGCATGTCGGGCTCGCTGGCAAGCCGGCACCTGACGGACCCGAAACTGCTCGAGCTGAACTCCACCGTGGCCAACACCAATGTGGTCTGGCATGGCGGGCGCCTGTTGGCGCTGGAAGAGGTGCATGCGCCGTTTGAGGTGGATCCGGTGTCGCTGGCGCCGCGCGGCTACCAGACCTTCGACGAGAAGCTGTCCGGGCCCATGACCGCGCATCCCAAGATCGATCCGGTCAATGGCGAGATGGTGTTCTTCGGCTATGCGGCCCGCGGCCCGTTCACGCCGGACCTGATGCTGCACGTGGCCGACAGCGCAGGCAAGCTGCAGCGCTCCGTGCATATCGTCGCGCCCTTCCCGAGCATGGTCCATGACTTCGTGGTGACGCGCACCCACATCTTGTTTCCGATCTTCCCGCTGACCGGGTCGATGGAGCGCGCCACCAGCGGCCAGCCGCCGTATGCGTGGGAGCCGGACAAGGGCACGCACATCGGCATCCTGCCGCGCGACGGCACGGCGGCGGATGTGCGCTGGTTCACCGGCGATCCGTGCTACGTCTTCCATCCGATGAACGCCTTCGACGCGCCGGACGGCAGCATCGTCTGCGACATGATGAAATACGATGTGCCACCGCTCTTCCCCGGGCCGGACGGACGCCAGCTCTCCAACGGCGCGCCCGTGGCCAGCCTGGTCCGCTGGACCTTCGACCTGGCCGGAAAATCCGGCTCATACCGCGAGCAGCCGCTGTGCGATACGCCGGGCGAGTTTCCCCGGCTGGACGAGCGCTTTGCCATGCTGCCCTACCGGCACGGCTATTACTGCAGCGGGGACATCTCCGCCTCCACCAAGGGCGACAGCCTGCGCAGCGGCCTGGCGCATATCGACCTGGCCACCGGGCAGGTCGCGCAATACCAGCCGCCTGCCGGCGACAAGTGCGGAGAGCCCGTGTTTGTCCCGCGCCGGGCCGATGCCGACGAGGGCGATGGCTGGCTACTGTCCGTGATCTGGCGCGCCGCGGAGAACCGCAGCGATATGGCGATCTTCAACGCGCAGGCGCTGGCGGCAGGGCCGGTGGCGCTGGTACACCTGTCGCATCGCGTGCCCGCCGGCTTTCATGGCAACTGGCGCCCCGCCGGCTGA